ggaggcctacatgaaccgcgggatggagcggtacatgcgtatggtggaacagcaggcgatacctcgccctccacgagttgtccaccaccgagcagtgattgatcgggatcacgtagctgcacatcagcggctgtacgaggactactttgcagagtacccgcggtttcccgccaacatgttccggcggcgtttcagaatgcgcagggagttgtttatgcgcatcgttAGGGCATTGGAGCGTCAATATatgtgtttccgcttcaggcacgatgcggctggcagacccgcgaagccctactcccgaagattatcagaatttgatgcagatgcacggggagaagctGGTTCCCACAGGATGTTAGGCGGCATAGgcatgcattgggagtggaagaactatctatctggaagggggcctacacggcCGGCTACAAGTCGAAGAACCCcgataatcctcgaggccgtagctgattaacTGGAtcggcatgcgtattttggggtagccgggtcgaaccaCGACCTCAACGTTGGTGTGCTCGTCTCCcttcttcaacgagaagtgtgCCAGGGTATCGGTCCGGCCGTCTcgtttgtggccaacggcaaccggcatgatatgaactactacttggcggatggtaTATACCCTTTTtcggtggccggtctttgtgaagacgatccgacaaacaagtgatgaaaagaagcTGCCTACTTTGCGACCAGCAGccgagtcggcgcgcaagagGAAAAAAGGGACGTgaagcgcgcatttggtgtgctccggtctcgatgggcggcaatcaagggcccaacgcgtttgtgggatgtcggatgcgtttacgagataatgtacgcctgcattattctgcacaacatgatcgtcgaaggcGAAGGCGTACAAGCTGGCTAGTTGGGCCGATTGACGAtgagccggtccaagccacggaacggccacccctagtgtacgacgtggggtacctctcgatgaagccggccgactcaaggaatttgccaacatgcgccaagtggatgctcatattcaactccaaaaggatataattgaagagttgtgggcacggaggactgcacgacgatagtttttttttctttattatgcatgtactttttttttatctatgtaacttttttaaatgcaattaatgaattttcccgtacacgtgtctaaatttaattccgtattttaatcgtaattttaattcgtaaatgtagtatattttgaattgtttttattgcgggtggcctatggctggcctaaatctgacgtggtaggtggattttttagtgttgctaacgtggcaggggagagaatggttggcctattgctggcctatggctggcctaagcaccattgcggaggTTAACCGATGGATATAATCAGCCTGTCACCAATATGAAGTATATGGTGATTAAGATTAATTCATACTAGTATTTAGTCTCTCGGGTTATAATCAGAGGCGGACCTATGTAGGGGCTTGGGTCCCATAGAACCCCCATAACTTCCCGGtattaatacaatatatatgtacaattaAATCAGTTAGTCAGCAGCGCAAGTGGCAATTAACTTGGTATTAGAACCTCCTTGCCCCGAGTTCAATTCCTACTAAAACTCAATCtggattttattattcaatatgtgtatttttcaacaactattatacaaaaaaatataatgcgtacattttttttataatactatatctTTGCCACGTAAATGAAAGGTGGTTAATACAACGAAAACATGTGTATTGTATTATTAATCGATTATGAATCGTCTTAAATAAAGCTCTAAAAtcgtacttcctccgtccatgaaaaatatgaCACATTAATTAGATACTATCATGTTGTTTTCGTTAATCCAACATGGAAAAGTTTCCTTTTGTatatgtgctctatttttcgtggacaactaaaaatgacaaatgtgcTTTATTTTTCGTTGACAAAAggagtactaaattttatacaacacaaaaaatttcatgtttatactccattaatttttttatttcagaattttctatatttgatgtgtacaaattataaactactccctccgtcccacataatttggggcactttgacccgacacggattttaagaaatctaatggaaagtgagttgaaaaagttggtgggatgtgggtcatacttttaaagtactccattagatttataataaatgtgagtaggaatgagttagtgaaatatgaggtccattatcaaaaatgataaaaagtgaagtgtgtcaaattatGTAGGACGGCCCAAAATGCAATACTGggtcaaattatgtgggacggataGAATAACATTTTTCTAACATCACAACTATTTTTGACTATAGTAAATTAGACCCTCCAATATCAAAATCTTGCGTCTGCCACTGGTTATAACATGATACTATTGCTTACACCAGATGCTAGTTCTTAATCATCTTCGTGCACTTCCATAGACCATAATGTATTAAAGTCTGAAAATTTGTCCACCCAATTACATCAGTGCACTATTATAATTATCCGTGCTATCGCAAAATGTATTTACTATACGCAAAAATAGAAATCTATACaagaaatttaacaaaacaACTTTTACATGTAAAGACAAAGAAATGAACTAATAATGTACTAGTACATGTTACATGATCAGTCTGTAAAAAATACTTGGATACTGTGTATTCCTCTTTAATCCAGTGCATTTCAAAGATACATATAAACTTTCACTgttatcttttacttttaatctAACCTTTTCCGATTTCCTAAACCAAAGGCTTCGTACCCTTtctcaaaaatagaaaaagagtTTCGCAAACACGAGACTTTGAACTACTGAAAAAACAAAAGCGCTTCGAACGAATCTCCCAAAAACTAGGTCAATAATGACGACGACGACAAGTTGACCGCCTCCGCCAGCTTTCCCAACCTCCGCAGCACCTCCGGCGacaccttcttcttctccttcttctcctcTTGCCGGAAATCAATCCCCAACGCCTCCGCCACCTCTTCGGAGCTCCAACCCGCTTTCCGGAGCGTATCCGAATACCGATCCACTTTTAACAGCAACGCGTCAAGCACTGATTGGCTGTCGAGCATCACCATCTCCCCGTCCACAAAGAAGCCAGATGCCGACACGTGGACGATCTCCGCAACGTCCGATTCGGCCCACCCGCTCCTCCTCAGAACCGACCCGACTTGCTCCACGTACTCACCCACCCAATCCGGCATCTCCGATCTCGGCAGCATTGTTTCCGAAGAAGACGACGACGACGAATTCGAATCCCTCCGCCGCCGGTCCACCGCCGCCTCGCTCCAGAACTCCACCCACCGCGGCGCCGCCCCCCCGCCGTCGAGGCTCCTCCGCGACGAATCGGTTATTGAAGACGACGAGATTAACGACGCCGCGGATCTCTCGCTGATCGATCGCTGGATTTTGGGGGAGGCGCTCTGCCGCTCGAAGAAATCGGCCAAATCGAAGCCGCAGCAGAAAATCCGATTCTCGTCGACGTAGAAGACAGGGTTTCCGGCGAGGCAGGGATTGCAAGGGATATAGCAGTGGTC
This DNA window, taken from Salvia hispanica cultivar TCC Black 2014 unplaced genomic scaffold, UniMelb_Shisp_WGS_1.0 HiC_scaffold_217, whole genome shotgun sequence, encodes the following:
- the LOC125198725 gene encoding uncharacterized protein LOC125198725 — translated: MVDVDRRMTSLNPSHVAGLRRLSARAAAAAAPSAPCSSLLSFASLADKVISQLKNSGVNIQPGLTESELAQAEAEFGFAFPPDLKAILACGFPSGAGFPDWRSARLHLRAAIDLPIASVSFHIARNALWSKAWGPRPADPEKAIKFGRNALKRAPLLIPVFDHCYIPCNPCLAGNPVFYVDENRIFCCGFDLADFFERQSASPKIQRSISERSAASLISSSSITDSSRRSLDGGGAAPRWVEFWSEAAVDRRRRDSNSSSSSSSETMLPRSEMPDWVGEYVEQVGSVLRRSGWAESDVAEIVHVSASGFFVDGEMVMLDSQSVLDALLLKVDRYSDTLRKAGWSSEEVAEALGIDFRQEEKKEKKKVSPEVLRRLGKLAEAVNLSSSSLLT